A single region of the Deefgea piscis genome encodes:
- a CDS encoding secretin N-terminal domain-containing protein, whose protein sequence is MYYRFRIISLSIISLFAVSSYSGSAEPIWPAGLRPAIASGVASSSASGVSAQAPASASASAKPFAGESAPRAAQISRDNPKPPLPTRSSTVKPDAAPSTLDQTKAELSLNFDQVPLPTFIQVLYGSVLRKPIVIDANLQKRTDLVSVRTGAPQTAAQIDKIARSLLKSYGIAIFESGGFYRAVADDEKQGYVAEISRSSSNPETPPSLRPVWHFVELESVKTSDVATTLKQVFNNRIEIREDSAKNALLISTQSGEMGAVLETLQILDQPLMRGRKSIRINPSYWSVDELVKRLSDILTAEGFAISNSPSGGAPIVMLPIGPINSIVVFATSDKVLQHVADWSIKLDQPTANAGGGYFSYPVRHTDAELLAKTLQELMNGAPVAATSGGAAPRSSRVVVNKPTNTLIIQGSAEEFTRWMGLLKELDRPSKMVLIEATIAEVTLGDNLNLGIEWAFDNNNVVGGTLGGLGIGSAGLLLKYIKPGQVKAVINALANNNRAQIISSPRLMARNGESASINVGKEVPIVTSQQSDSNTGVATGGVLQTIQYRQTGVQLKVRPVIHAGGRIDMEVMQEVSSPQQTTTGVSTTPTFATRRLDTRLTARDGRTIVLGGLMDQANEEGDAGIPYLKDIPVIGQAFRTNTSRSTRSELILLLTPYIIESDEDAEQITSALRENIGASLKVPRSGLETLAGIKATPVALSPLIMQPSSVNLVETSVAVMPLLPNETSITSQPMTTLKPDALPQAQMITDPELLEAIAQSKQPR, encoded by the coding sequence ATGTATTATCGATTTCGCATTATTTCGTTGAGCATCATTTCGCTATTTGCGGTGTCCAGCTATTCGGGCAGTGCCGAGCCGATTTGGCCCGCCGGCTTACGTCCGGCCATTGCCTCTGGTGTTGCCAGCAGTTCAGCCAGCGGGGTATCGGCGCAGGCGCCAGCGTCAGCGTCAGCGTCAGCCAAGCCATTTGCCGGTGAATCAGCGCCGCGTGCGGCGCAAATTAGCCGCGATAATCCAAAGCCACCATTACCCACTCGTAGTAGCACGGTCAAACCCGATGCCGCGCCCAGCACCTTGGATCAAACCAAGGCGGAATTGAGTCTGAATTTTGATCAAGTGCCATTACCCACCTTTATTCAGGTGTTGTATGGATCGGTGCTGCGTAAACCGATTGTGATTGATGCCAATTTACAAAAACGAACTGACTTGGTTTCTGTGCGCACCGGCGCGCCGCAGACCGCAGCGCAAATCGACAAAATTGCCCGTAGCTTACTCAAAAGCTATGGCATTGCGATTTTTGAATCGGGCGGTTTTTATCGGGCGGTGGCCGATGATGAAAAGCAAGGCTACGTGGCCGAGATTAGCCGCAGCAGTAGTAATCCCGAAACGCCGCCATCGCTTCGGCCGGTGTGGCATTTTGTTGAGCTTGAATCGGTTAAAACCAGTGATGTCGCCACCACCTTAAAACAAGTTTTTAATAATCGAATCGAAATTCGGGAAGACAGCGCCAAAAACGCCTTATTGATTTCGACGCAATCGGGTGAAATGGGCGCGGTATTAGAAACATTACAAATTCTCGACCAGCCTTTAATGCGGGGCCGTAAGAGCATTCGGATTAATCCGAGCTATTGGTCGGTGGATGAGCTAGTTAAGCGGCTTTCAGATATTTTAACCGCTGAGGGCTTTGCCATTTCTAATAGCCCAAGTGGTGGCGCGCCGATTGTGATGCTGCCGATTGGGCCAATTAATAGCATTGTGGTGTTTGCTACTAGCGACAAAGTTTTACAGCATGTTGCCGATTGGTCGATCAAGCTTGACCAACCTACAGCCAATGCGGGCGGCGGGTATTTTTCTTATCCAGTACGGCATACCGATGCTGAGTTATTGGCCAAAACATTACAAGAACTCATGAACGGCGCTCCGGTTGCAGCCACCAGTGGCGGTGCCGCACCTCGCTCTAGCCGCGTGGTCGTCAATAAGCCCACCAATACGCTGATTATTCAAGGCAGCGCCGAAGAATTCACCCGCTGGATGGGTTTGCTCAAAGAGCTCGATCGCCCCAGCAAAATGGTGTTGATTGAGGCCACTATTGCTGAAGTCACACTGGGCGACAATCTGAATCTGGGGATTGAATGGGCGTTTGATAATAATAACGTGGTTGGCGGCACACTGGGCGGCCTAGGTATCGGCTCGGCGGGCTTGCTGCTCAAATACATTAAGCCCGGCCAAGTAAAAGCAGTGATTAACGCTTTGGCCAATAATAACCGCGCTCAGATTATCTCTAGCCCACGACTGATGGCGCGCAATGGTGAAAGCGCCAGCATTAATGTGGGTAAAGAAGTGCCGATTGTCACCAGCCAGCAAAGCGATAGTAATACCGGCGTTGCCACTGGCGGCGTGCTGCAAACCATTCAGTATCGACAAACCGGGGTTCAGCTTAAAGTTCGTCCGGTGATTCATGCTGGCGGGCGCATTGATATGGAAGTAATGCAAGAAGTCAGCTCGCCGCAGCAAACTACGACGGGCGTGAGCACTACGCCGACGTTTGCCACCCGCCGCCTTGATACCCGTTTAACTGCGCGGGATGGCCGCACCATTGTGTTGGGTGGATTGATGGATCAAGCCAATGAAGAGGGCGATGCTGGTATTCCGTATTTAAAAGACATACCGGTGATCGGGCAAGCATTTCGTACCAATACCAGCCGCTCAACGCGCTCGGAGCTGATTTTATTATTGACGCCCTACATTATTGAGAGCGATGAAGATGCCGAGCAAATCACCAGTGCTTTGCGAGAAAACATCGGCGCTAGTTTAAAAGTACCGCGTAGCGGTTTAGAAACTTTAGCGGGCATCAAGGCAACGCCGGTGGCCTTATCACCGCTGATCATGCAGCCAAGTAGTGTCAATCTGGTGGAAACCAGCGTAGCGGTCATGCCATTATTGCCTAATGAGACGAGTATTACCTCGCAGCCTATGACTACATTGAAGCCGGATGCATTACCCCAAGCACAAATGATTACCGACCCCGAGCTACTGGAGGCCATAGCGCAATCGAAACAGCCGCGTTGA
- the purM gene encoding phosphoribosylformylglycinamidine cyclo-ligase, translating into MSKQSLSYRDAGVDIDAGDQLVENIKPFAKRTMRPEVLGGIGGFGALVEISKKFQEPVLVSGTDGVGTKLKLAFELNRHDTVGIDLVGMSVNDILVQGAEPLFFLDYFACGKLDVASATEVIKGIAAGCEQAGCALTGGETAEMPGMYPVGEYDLAGFAVGVVEKSKIIDGTTIAAGDVVLGLASNGAHSNGYSLIRKILHLADADYAAEFDGGKSLGDVVMAPTRIYVKPLLKLMAQMTVKGMAHITGGGITENVPRVLPANVVAQIDAASWTMPKLFQWLQKEGNVAPQEMYKTFNCGVGMVVIMSAADAAAATALLEAEGETVYQMGTVRARVGEEHQTQVA; encoded by the coding sequence ATGTCCAAACAAAGTCTGAGTTACCGCGATGCCGGTGTTGATATCGACGCTGGTGACCAGCTCGTTGAAAACATCAAACCGTTTGCTAAACGTACGATGCGCCCAGAAGTTCTCGGCGGTATCGGTGGTTTTGGCGCGCTGGTTGAAATCAGCAAAAAATTCCAAGAGCCAGTGTTGGTGTCGGGCACCGATGGTGTGGGCACTAAACTCAAACTCGCATTCGAACTGAATCGTCACGATACCGTGGGTATCGATTTGGTTGGTATGAGCGTGAATGATATTTTGGTGCAAGGCGCTGAGCCACTGTTTTTCCTTGATTATTTTGCTTGTGGCAAGTTGGACGTTGCTAGCGCAACTGAAGTCATCAAAGGCATTGCTGCGGGTTGCGAGCAAGCTGGTTGCGCTTTAACGGGCGGCGAAACCGCTGAAATGCCAGGCATGTATCCTGTTGGCGAATACGACTTGGCGGGCTTTGCCGTTGGCGTCGTGGAAAAAAGCAAAATCATCGACGGCACGACGATTGCCGCTGGCGACGTGGTATTGGGCTTGGCATCCAATGGCGCGCACTCAAATGGTTACTCGCTGATCCGCAAAATCTTGCATCTAGCTGATGCCGATTACGCAGCTGAATTTGATGGTGGCAAGAGCTTGGGTGACGTGGTGATGGCACCAACGCGCATTTATGTGAAGCCATTATTGAAACTGATGGCTCAAATGACGGTCAAAGGCATGGCGCACATCACCGGTGGCGGCATTACTGAAAACGTACCGCGCGTATTGCCAGCCAATGTCGTTGCGCAAATCGATGCCGCTAGCTGGACGATGCCAAAATTATTCCAGTGGCTGCAAAAAGAAGGCAATGTTGCACCACAAGAAATGTACAAAACCTTTAACTGTGGCGTAGGCATGGTGGTGATTATGTCGGCGGCAGACGCAGCTGCGGCAACGGCTTTACTTGAAGCTGAAGGCGAAACGGTTTACCAAATGGGTACTGTGCGTGCACGTGTCGGTGAAGAGCATCAAACACAAGTGGCGTAA
- the holA gene encoding DNA polymerase III subunit delta, with translation MRSEDLAAAAKRKLAPLYIIHGDEALLSLEAVQTLRDIARQQGYSEREVLTVENAAQFQWEQLISAGQSLSLFAELRILELRIPNGKPGTEGGKALEAFASKLPNDTLTIITLPRLDKTALNSKWMSALAKAGEVIEAKLIERSALPQWISKRLAAQQQSLSPEAMAWLVDRVEGNLLAALQEIQKLALLHPAGLLTLDDLTAAVANVARYDVFQLGEALLVGDAERIVHMLSGLKAEGESAVLVLWALTEETRNLYRFAQGRARNIPTAQLIKDLRLWGNKQKLIEAAAARVNRRQLTNALQQAARIDSLIKGIGEGEVWHELTAMALSLSRANNANHR, from the coding sequence ATGCGTAGCGAAGACTTAGCCGCCGCAGCCAAACGCAAACTCGCCCCGCTGTATATTATTCATGGTGATGAAGCGCTATTGAGCCTAGAAGCGGTGCAAACGCTCAGAGACATCGCGCGGCAGCAAGGCTATAGCGAGCGCGAAGTACTTACCGTGGAAAATGCGGCGCAATTTCAATGGGAGCAGCTGATTTCTGCTGGGCAATCGCTGTCTTTATTTGCTGAGTTGCGGATTTTAGAATTACGTATTCCCAATGGCAAACCCGGCACCGAAGGGGGTAAAGCGCTAGAAGCCTTTGCCAGCAAGCTACCCAACGATACACTCACTATTATTACCCTGCCTCGGCTCGACAAAACCGCGCTCAATAGCAAATGGATGTCGGCGCTGGCCAAAGCCGGTGAAGTCATCGAAGCCAAGCTCATCGAGCGCAGCGCCTTACCGCAATGGATTAGCAAACGCCTTGCCGCCCAACAACAAAGCCTCAGCCCCGAAGCGATGGCGTGGTTGGTTGATCGGGTTGAAGGCAATTTATTAGCTGCATTGCAAGAAATCCAAAAACTCGCGCTACTGCACCCGGCGGGCCTATTAACGCTGGACGATCTGACGGCGGCGGTGGCCAATGTGGCGCGCTACGATGTGTTTCAATTGGGTGAAGCACTGCTGGTGGGTGACGCCGAGCGCATTGTGCATATGCTGAGCGGGCTCAAAGCCGAGGGCGAATCGGCAGTACTGGTCCTATGGGCGCTCACCGAAGAAACGCGCAATCTCTATCGTTTTGCCCAAGGCCGAGCGCGCAATATACCCACCGCCCAACTGATCAAAGATTTACGCCTGTGGGGCAATAAACAAAAACTCATCGAGGCCGCCGCCGCCCGCGTCAACCGCCGGCAACTGACCAATGCACTACAACAAGCCGCGCGCATCGACAGCTTAATTAAAGGCATTGGCGAAGGTGAAGTTTGGCATGAGCTAACCGCAATGGCGCTAAGTTTAAGCAGGGCGAACAATGCGAATCACCGCTAA
- a CDS encoding LPS-assembly lipoprotein LptE: MPLRLKTLVLLGLCLSLMGCGFHLRGQGPASQLNFKTIQVSGGGSAAQELRKAIIVQDNVKLVTSDAQVAVNIVNESSDKQILSVNSKGQVVQYRVFYRVRFTATLNKQPLIEDGNISLSRTLQWDEDNILANEFEEGKLITEMQRDSSQQIIRRINAAAKKTSNASVTASAASVTSAIAPTQP; the protein is encoded by the coding sequence ATGCCCTTACGTTTGAAAACCCTCGTCCTTCTTGGGCTCTGCCTTAGCCTAATGGGCTGCGGCTTTCATTTACGCGGGCAAGGGCCGGCTTCGCAACTGAACTTTAAAACCATACAAGTCAGCGGTGGCGGCAGCGCCGCGCAAGAGCTACGCAAAGCCATCATCGTGCAAGACAACGTTAAATTAGTGACCAGTGACGCGCAAGTAGCGGTCAATATCGTTAACGAAAGTAGCGACAAACAAATTTTAAGCGTGAATAGCAAGGGCCAAGTGGTGCAATACCGCGTGTTTTACCGCGTTCGCTTTACCGCTACGCTCAACAAACAGCCATTAATTGAAGACGGCAATATCTCGCTGAGCCGCACCTTGCAGTGGGATGAAGACAATATTCTCGCCAATGAATTTGAAGAAGGTAAGTTGATTACCGAAATGCAGCGTGATTCTTCGCAGCAAATCATTCGCCGTATTAATGCCGCAGCCAAAAAGACCAGTAACGCTTCGGTAACAGCATCAGCGGCTTCAGTAACGTCAGCGATTGCGCCTACACAACCATAA
- the hda gene encoding DnaA regulatory inactivator Hda, translating into MNQLVLDLHLPQPKSFDDFVRGENAELLFQLSQWASGDRTVRAIYIWGEHGAGKSYLLAAAKERLIDAHTVYLVNAKRDMLPQTLPSDAALIVDNVENLDAEQQIVLFDHYNTLREGNGRILVSGHLPPMLLPLRDDLTTRLGWGLIYQLKTLSDTDKAAALQRHARSLGFELSEELVDYLMRHAERDLPNLYRQIDSINALSLSKQRPVTIALLREALKNESA; encoded by the coding sequence ATGAATCAGCTCGTCCTTGATCTGCACCTGCCACAACCGAAAAGTTTTGATGATTTTGTGCGCGGAGAAAATGCCGAACTGCTGTTTCAACTCAGCCAATGGGCCAGTGGCGATCGTACTGTTCGCGCAATTTATATTTGGGGTGAACACGGCGCAGGGAAAAGCTATCTGCTCGCAGCAGCCAAAGAGCGGCTTATCGACGCACATACTGTCTATTTAGTGAATGCCAAACGCGACATGCTGCCGCAAACCTTGCCAAGCGATGCGGCATTGATTGTCGATAATGTAGAAAACCTCGACGCTGAACAGCAAATCGTTTTATTTGATCATTACAATACGCTGCGTGAAGGCAATGGCCGAATTTTAGTCAGCGGCCATTTGCCGCCCATGTTGCTGCCGCTGCGCGACGACTTAACCACCCGCTTGGGCTGGGGTTTAATTTATCAACTCAAAACGCTATCGGATACCGACAAAGCCGCCGCATTACAACGCCACGCGCGCAGTCTGGGTTTTGAACTGAGCGAAGAGCTGGTCGATTATTTAATGCGCCATGCCGAGCGCGATTTACCTAATTTATACCGGCAAATCGACAGCATTAACGCCCTGTCTTTATCCAAACAACGCCCTGTCACCATCGCACTATTGCGCGAAGCGCTCAAAAACGAATCGGCTTAA
- the leuS gene encoding leucine--tRNA ligase yields MQEQYSPIEVEAAAQQHWEEARAFEVTEDASRPKYYACSMLPYPSGKLHMGHVRNYTINDMLARHLRMKGFNVLMPMGWDAFGLPAENAAIAYNKSPAEWTYANIADMKSQMKPLGLSFDWSREIATCDPEYYKWNQWFFLKMLEKGVAYKKTQVVNWDPIDQTVLANEQVVDGRGWRSGALVEKREIPGYYFGITQYAEELLGDIDQLTGWPDMVRAMQRNWIGKSEGVRFAFNHDIKDANGDLVQDGKLFVFTTRADTIMGVTFCAVAAEHPIATRAAELKPELLAFIEECKQGGVSEAEIASQEKLGKATGLFVTHPLTGEQVEVWIGNYVLMGYGDGAVMAVPAHDERDFGFAKKYDLPIKQVIAIEGENFTTDAWAESYGDKTRGVTINSGKYDGLSFKAAVDAVAADLAAQDAGEKKTTWRLRDWGISRQRYWGTPIPIIHCPCCGDVPVSYEQLPVVLPTDCIPDGSGNPLKQRADFLNVDCPKCGTAAQRETDTMDTFVDSSWYFMRYCDPKNTAAMVGDGTQYWMGAGSDAAGGMDQYIGGIEHAVLHLLYARFWTKAMRDEGLINFDEPFKNLFTQGMLLRDCYYREEASGKKRWFYPAEVEVQHDEKGRPISAICVEDGLPVVMGGIEKMSKSKNNVVEPKDIIEKFGADTARLFTMFAGPPEQSAAWSDSGVEGAYRYLRRLWGYSVKHADAIKSANNTLDGVELSKADKTLRFEIHNTLKQINNDYERLQYNTIVSGVMKMLNALDAYTESNAAVMRECFGILLRAIYPAAPHIAHTLWLDLNFAGEIAHAAWPEPALDALTQDEIKMMVQVNGKVRGEIFVAKDASKDAIEAAALADEAVQKHLTGTPKKVIVVPNKLVSIVI; encoded by the coding sequence ATGCAAGAACAGTACTCACCGATTGAAGTCGAAGCCGCCGCCCAACAACACTGGGAAGAAGCGCGCGCGTTTGAGGTCACTGAAGACGCCAGCCGTCCTAAGTATTACGCCTGCTCAATGCTGCCTTACCCATCAGGCAAGTTGCATATGGGCCATGTGCGTAACTACACCATCAACGATATGCTGGCGCGCCATCTACGGATGAAAGGCTTTAATGTTTTGATGCCAATGGGTTGGGATGCATTTGGCTTGCCAGCAGAAAACGCGGCAATTGCCTACAACAAATCGCCAGCGGAATGGACCTACGCCAATATCGCCGACATGAAGTCGCAAATGAAACCACTCGGTTTGTCATTTGACTGGTCGCGTGAAATCGCCACTTGCGACCCTGAATACTATAAGTGGAACCAATGGTTCTTCTTAAAAATGCTGGAAAAAGGCGTTGCCTACAAAAAAACCCAAGTGGTGAACTGGGATCCGATTGATCAGACTGTATTGGCGAACGAACAAGTCGTTGATGGCCGCGGCTGGCGCTCTGGCGCTTTGGTCGAAAAACGCGAAATCCCGGGCTACTACTTTGGCATCACGCAATACGCCGAAGAATTGCTGGGCGACATCGATCAGCTGACTGGCTGGCCCGACATGGTGCGCGCGATGCAGCGCAATTGGATTGGCAAATCCGAAGGCGTGCGCTTTGCGTTTAATCACGACATTAAAGATGCCAACGGCGATTTAGTGCAAGACGGCAAGCTGTTTGTTTTCACCACCCGTGCTGACACCATTATGGGCGTGACCTTCTGTGCTGTAGCCGCAGAACACCCCATCGCCACCCGCGCTGCTGAACTGAAACCTGAATTGCTGGCGTTTATTGAAGAATGCAAACAAGGCGGCGTTTCTGAAGCTGAAATCGCCAGCCAAGAAAAACTCGGTAAAGCCACTGGCCTATTCGTCACTCACCCACTGACTGGCGAACAAGTTGAAGTGTGGATCGGCAATTACGTGTTGATGGGCTACGGCGATGGCGCAGTGATGGCCGTGCCAGCGCACGACGAACGCGACTTTGGTTTTGCCAAAAAATACGATCTCCCGATCAAACAAGTCATTGCGATTGAAGGCGAAAACTTCACTACGGATGCTTGGGCAGAATCGTACGGCGACAAGACGCGTGGCGTAACGATCAACTCGGGTAAATACGATGGCTTGAGTTTTAAAGCGGCCGTTGATGCGGTTGCTGCTGATTTAGCAGCGCAAGACGCCGGCGAGAAAAAAACCACCTGGCGTTTACGTGACTGGGGGATTAGCCGTCAGCGTTATTGGGGTACGCCAATCCCAATCATCCACTGCCCATGCTGCGGCGATGTGCCGGTATCGTACGAGCAACTACCCGTTGTGCTACCGACCGATTGCATCCCAGATGGCTCAGGCAATCCATTAAAACAACGCGCCGACTTTTTGAATGTCGACTGCCCGAAATGCGGCACAGCCGCACAGCGCGAAACCGACACCATGGATACTTTTGTCGATTCGAGCTGGTATTTCATGCGCTATTGCGACCCAAAAAACACGGCAGCCATGGTCGGCGATGGTACCCAATACTGGATGGGCGCAGGTTCAGATGCCGCTGGCGGCATGGATCAATACATCGGCGGCATTGAGCACGCGGTATTGCATTTGCTGTATGCCCGTTTTTGGACCAAAGCGATGCGCGATGAAGGTTTGATCAACTTTGATGAGCCATTCAAAAACTTGTTTACGCAAGGCATGTTGCTGCGTGATTGTTATTATCGCGAAGAAGCTTCGGGCAAAAAACGCTGGTTCTATCCTGCCGAAGTTGAAGTGCAACACGACGAAAAAGGTCGCCCGATTTCAGCAATTTGCGTCGAAGACGGCCTGCCAGTAGTTATGGGCGGCATCGAAAAAATGTCGAAATCGAAAAACAACGTGGTTGAGCCAAAAGACATTATCGAAAAATTTGGCGCCGATACCGCGCGCCTATTCACGATGTTTGCTGGCCCACCAGAGCAAAGCGCAGCATGGTCTGACAGCGGCGTAGAAGGCGCGTATCGCTACCTGCGTCGTCTATGGGGGTATAGCGTTAAACATGCTGATGCAATTAAATCAGCAAACAATACCCTTGATGGCGTTGAACTCAGTAAAGCCGACAAAACCTTGCGTTTTGAAATCCACAACACGCTCAAGCAAATCAATAACGACTACGAACGCCTGCAATACAACACCATCGTGTCTGGCGTAATGAAAATGCTCAATGCGCTCGATGCGTATACCGAGAGCAATGCCGCAGTGATGCGCGAATGCTTTGGTATTTTACTACGCGCAATCTACCCTGCTGCGCCGCATATCGCACACACCTTGTGGCTAGACTTAAACTTTGCTGGTGAAATCGCGCATGCCGCATGGCCAGAGCCCGCTCTGGACGCGCTAACGCAAGACGAAATCAAAATGATGGTGCAAGTGAACGGCAAAGTGCGCGGCGAGATTTTTGTCGCCAAAGACGCTAGCAAAGACGCGATCGAAGCCGCCGCATTGGCCGATGAAGCGGTGCAAAAACACTTGACGGGCACGCCCAAGAAAGTGATTGTGGTGCCAAATAAATTGGTCAGTATTGTGATCTAA
- a CDS encoding nucleotidyltransferase domain-containing protein, translating to MRITAKQHSAIQKAAQQHFGPSATVWLFGSRVNDAAKGGDYDLLIEADLNAAQLIQAKLAFLVQLHSQPCLEDEKIDVVLSSPQLTQAPAIVAVAKREGVIL from the coding sequence ATGCGAATCACCGCTAAGCAACACAGCGCCATCCAAAAAGCCGCTCAACAACACTTTGGCCCTAGCGCCACAGTCTGGCTATTTGGTAGCAGAGTCAACGATGCCGCCAAAGGCGGTGATTACGATTTGCTCATTGAAGCCGATTTAAACGCGGCGCAATTAATCCAAGCCAAATTAGCATTTTTGGTGCAACTGCACAGCCAGCCTTGCCTTGAAGATGAAAAAATAGACGTGGTACTCAGTAGCCCACAACTCACACAAGCCCCCGCCATCGTTGCGGTGGCCAAGCGAGAAGGAGTGATCTTATGA
- the rng gene encoding ribonuclease G yields MKEQILVNITPQETRVASIDEGVVHDIHIERAAHRGLVGNIYLGMVKRVLPGMQSAFIEIGLERAAFLHIADVIEQRQNPSEVQRIERLIHEGQAIMVQVVKDPIGSKGARLSTQISIAGRFLVFLPQDTHIGISQRIGNDQERDRLRDRMESLLPDNHRGYIIRTSADHASDDELRADIEYLSLIWADIKKNSITLPARSLLFQDLSLQLRALRDMVTTETDSVWVDSRENFAKMTEFAGRFVSDVLPRIQLYSGDRPLFELHGVEAEIERAMSRRVNLKFGGYLIIDQTEAMTTVDVNTGGFVGTRSFDDTIFKTNLEATQVIARQLRLRNLGGIIIVDFIDMDNEEHKTAVLSELNKALEKDRTKITVSNFTSLGLVEITRKRTRESLAHVLCEPCPTCQGRGEIKTAQTICYEILREILREARQFNAKEYRILAAQSVVDMFLDEESANLAQLADFIKKPIYLQVETAYTQEQFDVVLV; encoded by the coding sequence ATGAAAGAACAAATCCTCGTCAATATCACCCCGCAAGAAACCCGCGTCGCTAGCATTGATGAAGGTGTAGTTCACGACATTCATATCGAACGCGCCGCGCATCGCGGCTTGGTCGGTAATATTTATTTGGGCATGGTCAAGCGGGTATTGCCCGGCATGCAAAGCGCCTTTATCGAAATCGGCCTTGAGCGCGCCGCGTTTTTGCACATTGCCGACGTCATCGAGCAGCGGCAAAACCCCAGCGAAGTGCAGCGCATCGAGCGGCTGATCCATGAAGGCCAAGCCATTATGGTGCAAGTGGTTAAAGACCCCATCGGCAGCAAAGGCGCACGGCTCTCAACACAAATCAGCATTGCTGGCCGGTTTTTAGTGTTTTTACCGCAAGACACCCACATTGGCATTTCACAACGCATCGGCAACGACCAAGAACGTGATCGTTTGCGGGATCGGATGGAAAGCCTATTGCCTGATAATCATCGCGGCTACATTATTCGCACCAGCGCCGATCATGCCTCAGACGACGAGCTGCGCGCCGATATTGAATACCTCAGCTTGATTTGGGCCGACATCAAAAAAAATTCAATCACCCTGCCGGCCCGCTCGCTGTTATTTCAAGATTTATCGCTGCAATTGCGCGCGCTGCGCGATATGGTCACCACCGAAACCGATAGCGTTTGGGTCGATAGCCGCGAAAACTTCGCCAAAATGACTGAATTTGCCGGCCGCTTTGTGTCCGACGTATTACCACGCATTCAACTGTATTCGGGCGATCGCCCCTTGTTCGAGCTGCATGGCGTCGAAGCCGAAATCGAGCGCGCCATGAGCCGCCGCGTCAATCTCAAATTTGGCGGCTACCTCATCATCGATCAAACCGAAGCCATGACGACCGTCGACGTCAACACCGGCGGCTTTGTCGGCACCCGCTCATTTGACGATACCATTTTCAAAACCAATCTTGAAGCCACGCAAGTCATCGCTCGCCAGCTGCGGCTCAGGAATTTAGGTGGGATTATCATCGTTGATTTTATCGACATGGATAATGAAGAACACAAAACCGCAGTGCTGAGCGAACTGAATAAAGCGCTAGAAAAAGATCGCACCAAAATCACCGTCTCCAATTTCACCAGCCTCGGCTTAGTGGAAATCACCCGCAAACGCACCCGCGAATCGCTGGCCCACGTGCTGTGCGAGCCCTGCCCGACCTGCCAAGGGCGCGGCGAAATCAAAACCGCCCAAACCATTTGCTACGAAATTTTGCGCGAAATTTTGCGCGAAGCCCGGCAATTTAACGCCAAAGAATACCGCATCCTCGCCGCGCAATCGGTGGTCGATATGTTTCTTGACGAAGAATCGGCCAACCTCGCGCAACTGGCCGACTTCATCAAAAAACCGATTTATCTGCAGGTTGAAACGGCGTATACGCAAGAGCAATTTGATGTGGTGCTGGTGTAG
- a CDS encoding type II secretion system protein, with product MQKKRGFTLVEMAIVLVIIGLILGAAFKGKDLIDSAKVKNMAAQVNKMQTAFNAYFDKYGAYPGDGCPGTGTAPALGNGVSNCVAGTRNGLLNDATEASDALILLQNTNMLTAADLNSVFGVPWQISVAGAASGNYAANTNYMQPGTGAVDLRFVCALDRLLDDGIPSSGVMRSSATAGAVTATGTSYDATSDCWQGATQVTMGVRILP from the coding sequence ATGCAAAAAAAACGAGGTTTTACCTTGGTCGAAATGGCCATTGTCTTAGTGATTATTGGTTTGATTTTGGGGGCTGCCTTTAAAGGCAAAGACTTGATTGATAGCGCCAAAGTTAAAAATATGGCGGCGCAAGTCAATAAAATGCAAACCGCGTTTAATGCCTATTTTGATAAATACGGCGCGTATCCGGGCGATGGCTGTCCGGGTACTGGCACTGCTCCCGCATTGGGCAATGGCGTGAGTAACTGTGTTGCCGGTACTCGCAATGGTTTACTCAATGATGCGACCGAAGCGAGTGATGCGCTGATTTTGCTACAAAACACCAATATGCTGACTGCGGCAGATTTAAATAGTGTTTTTGGCGTGCCGTGGCAGATTTCAGTCGCTGGCGCGGCTAGTGGCAATTATGCGGCCAATACCAACTATATGCAGCCAGGTACGGGCGCGGTGGACTTGCGCTTTGTGTGTGCGCTAGATCGTTTGCTGGACGATGGCATTCCCAGCTCGGGCGTGATGCGCAGTTCGGCCACTGCTGGCGCCGTTACGGCCACAGGCACCAGCTACGATGCGACGTCTGACTGTTGGCAAGGCGCGACACAGGTCACGATGGGCGTGCGGATTTTGCCTTAA